The Pangasianodon hypophthalmus isolate fPanHyp1 chromosome 5, fPanHyp1.pri, whole genome shotgun sequence genome includes a window with the following:
- the LOC128318402 gene encoding weak toxin DE-1-like, with the protein MKMLLVTLALALLLTSGSALQCHRCLPGVPCTIETCKSGQDTCIATRLVTGHGSFVGKRCLTQAQCSDYQKSSKFPAKCCGTDLCNNVVP; encoded by the exons ATGAAGATGCTGCTTGTGACTCTGGCTCTTGCCCTTCTGCTGACCAGTG GTTCTGCGCTTCAATGTCACAGGTGTTTACCAGGGGTACCATGTACTATTGAAACCTGCAAGAGTGGTCAAGACACCTGTATCGCCACAAGGCTGGTTACCGGACATG GTTCATTTGTTGGAAAGAGATGCTTGACTCAGGCTCAGTGTTCCGATTACCAGAAATCTTCTAAATTTCCAGCCAAGTGCTGTGGGACGGATCTTTGCAATAATGTAGTTCCATGA